From the Maioricimonas rarisocia genome, one window contains:
- a CDS encoding sugar phosphate isomerase/epimerase family protein — MSAFKYSLNSSTIKPAPVIEKIHVAATAGYSAIELWHDDLDRHVAEGGTLQDVRKALDDTGLEVPTTVMLKGWCLPDGPEYEAGIAECRRRLEQSVIVGAKHAVAGPPHDTVDYELAGRRYRELLEMGIEMGVRPAMEYLGIARDINSIADALEIMERSGHPEATIVLDPFHDFRGGAGPEDIARLKAEQIAVCHFDDAPADPPASEQRDPDRVMPGEGVIDLQRVLTLLRQVGYSGWISLELFREDLWQRDPLEVARLGLERMRAVCEA, encoded by the coding sequence ATGTCCGCGTTCAAATACTCGCTGAATTCGAGCACCATCAAACCGGCTCCGGTGATCGAGAAGATCCATGTGGCCGCAACCGCCGGTTACTCGGCCATTGAGCTGTGGCACGATGACCTGGACCGCCACGTGGCCGAAGGCGGAACACTCCAGGACGTTCGCAAGGCCCTGGACGACACAGGCCTCGAAGTCCCCACGACCGTGATGCTCAAAGGCTGGTGTCTGCCGGACGGGCCGGAGTACGAGGCCGGCATCGCCGAGTGCCGCCGACGGCTCGAGCAGTCGGTCATCGTCGGAGCAAAGCACGCCGTTGCCGGTCCTCCCCACGACACGGTGGACTACGAACTGGCCGGTCGCCGCTACCGCGAGCTGCTCGAAATGGGAATCGAGATGGGTGTGCGTCCTGCGATGGAGTACCTCGGGATCGCCCGCGACATCAATTCGATTGCCGATGCCCTGGAGATCATGGAGCGGTCAGGACATCCCGAAGCGACGATCGTGCTTGATCCGTTTCACGACTTTCGCGGCGGAGCCGGGCCGGAGGACATTGCCCGGCTGAAGGCAGAGCAGATTGCCGTCTGCCACTTCGACGACGCCCCGGCCGATCCGCCCGCCTCGGAGCAGCGCGATCCGGACCGGGTGATGCCCGGCGAGGGGGTGATCGACCTGCAGCGGGTGCTGACGCTTCTGCGTCAGGTGGGGTACTCGGGGTGGATCTCGCTGGAGCTGTTTCGGGAGGATCTGTGGCAGCGGGATCCGCTGGAAGTCGCCAGGCTCGGACTGGAGCGGATGCGGGCGGTCTGCGAGGCGTGA
- a CDS encoding DUF1559 family PulG-like putative transporter has translation MKAVSLKKRARRAGFTLIELLVVISIIAILAAFLIPAVQQAREAARSAQCKNNLRQFGIAAHVFADSDPSDRLCTGAYDLLRDGCSDSYGWVADVVNIGAGFPQQMLCPTSSFRGTEKLNDLLGGDTSGSGNLPTSLTFRLTEGVCGNTLPQDAEAFVHDGTTNTNGLAAYGSTIDDTRAAFVRQFFLDKGYGANYSSSWFFSRGSIALEKDASNNLTTSSTYDLKGLGGVTGPLTRRMAENSKPPSSNIPLLGDAGPGDAKEAALLITIPNHDLPQGARLCETMNDGPAYWDDSADSIELMGLGTLIINAAGDDGAFIDDVLPTSENPAPQGAAGNTSHGGTDGLLYLQDTRDWYAIHGAGRTLSANILFADGSVKTFRDTNRDGFLNPGFPVEADVAGINDGYLDNSVELEPFECFSGPDISRSALKGNFE, from the coding sequence ATGAAGGCAGTCAGCCTGAAGAAGCGGGCCCGTCGCGCCGGCTTCACCCTCATCGAACTGCTGGTGGTGATCTCGATCATCGCCATCCTCGCCGCATTCCTGATCCCGGCTGTTCAGCAGGCCCGCGAAGCCGCCCGCTCGGCTCAGTGCAAGAACAACCTGCGTCAGTTCGGCATCGCCGCCCACGTCTTCGCCGACAGCGATCCCAGCGATCGTCTCTGCACGGGTGCCTACGACCTGCTTCGTGACGGCTGCTCGGACTCCTACGGCTGGGTTGCCGACGTGGTCAACATCGGTGCCGGCTTCCCGCAGCAGATGCTCTGCCCGACCAGCTCGTTCCGTGGTACGGAAAAGCTGAACGACCTCCTCGGTGGCGACACCTCCGGCTCGGGTAACCTGCCGACCTCTCTGACCTTCCGCCTCACCGAAGGCGTTTGCGGCAACACCCTGCCGCAGGACGCTGAAGCCTTCGTGCACGACGGCACGACCAACACCAACGGTCTGGCCGCCTATGGCAGCACGATCGACGACACCCGTGCCGCCTTCGTCCGCCAGTTCTTCCTGGACAAGGGCTATGGCGCGAACTACTCGAGCAGCTGGTTCTTCTCCCGCGGTTCGATCGCTCTGGAGAAGGATGCTTCGAACAACCTGACGACCAGCTCCACCTACGACCTGAAAGGTCTCGGTGGCGTGACCGGTCCGCTGACCCGTCGCATGGCGGAAAACTCCAAGCCGCCTTCCTCGAACATCCCGCTGCTCGGCGATGCCGGCCCCGGCGATGCCAAGGAAGCCGCCCTGCTGATCACGATCCCGAACCACGACCTGCCGCAGGGTGCCCGTCTGTGCGAAACGATGAACGATGGCCCGGCTTACTGGGATGATTCCGCCGACTCCATCGAACTGATGGGCCTGGGCACGCTGATCATCAACGCCGCCGGCGACGATGGTGCCTTCATCGACGACGTCCTGCCGACGTCGGAGAACCCGGCTCCCCAGGGTGCTGCTGGTAACACCTCCCACGGTGGTACCGACGGCCTGCTCTACCTGCAGGACACCCGCGACTGGTACGCGATCCACGGTGCCGGCCGGACCCTCAGCGCCAACATCCTGTTCGCTGACGGAAGCGTCAAGACCTTCCGTGACACCAACCGCGACGGCTTCCTGAACCCGGGCTTCCCGGTTGAAGCCGACGTGGCCGGCATCAACGACGGCTACCTCGACAACTCCGTCGAACTCGAGCCGTTCGAATGCTTCAGCGGTCCGGACATCAGCCGTTCGGCCCTCAAGGGTAACTTCGAGTGA
- a CDS encoding inverse autotransporter beta domain-containing protein, with amino-acid sequence MLLGCLVVSGMLTGRSLFAQVGFGHSFEHSLVASDDAPASGDTVTRGQSPGRPSPFYPEPGQVFTPGASPWVTTPTGSPGVPQMAQGTFGGGMTGDPFLNPGAPVAGGYPSGFGQPGYWNPYIAGTLDGGTERVLGRAQLMIPLFQNGYELVFADVRGQFDDRENSEANFGLAKRAMGGPDWIYGGYIFYDRKHTVHNNDFNQISLGIEAMSIRWEARANGYIPMSGSKAAPGATTFDVVGGNLVMQAGRERAYYGFDGEVGMLLTEWYGGMSEVRGFVGGFHFDTDASGFTNVSGPKGRLEMRSFDLPMFGADSRLTLGVEVKWDEVRDTQVSGFARLMVPLGPAPATRNGRLRRRMYDRIIRDDDIVTVAAGAGPQEQVIDSLTGRPLININTVDGTTANVPAAFAAAGANSTIFVDGSAGTLSVNDPVVLQNNQLVFGGSSQVQVEGATTGSQARYLVPGSRPTIEGTDVNDDVIRLVDNTSVRGIDVTGGRNGFIGDNNGDGAADALVNVQVIDTSATMANFNGAANSGNGYLFGSLDAASIISGNVSFSNENNGFVFGDNSGRITDNIAVDNPGSGFLFGVGTPALAFLTADNNGTFQGNYSADNQVLGFGFGVNNGIFSDNIDERSGFGVIATSNAGIFSGNTSIDSQSDGFLLFDDNTGVFSNNTATGAADDGFDFDDNVGNFTGNVADNNFDNGFEFDDNFGLFSENSASGNLNDGFQFDDNFGTMTRIVASQNMGDGFDFDQNTAAGIFSDNRATQNDLFGFRFNVQAGTATDNTASGNGTNNDVP; translated from the coding sequence ATGCTCCTGGGATGTCTGGTCGTCAGCGGCATGCTGACCGGCCGGAGCCTCTTTGCGCAGGTCGGGTTCGGGCACAGTTTCGAGCACAGCCTCGTCGCTTCCGACGATGCGCCGGCCTCAGGTGACACGGTCACACGCGGGCAGTCGCCCGGGCGTCCGTCTCCCTTCTACCCGGAGCCTGGCCAGGTCTTTACGCCCGGAGCCAGTCCCTGGGTGACGACGCCGACCGGCTCGCCGGGCGTGCCGCAGATGGCACAGGGGACCTTTGGCGGCGGCATGACGGGCGACCCGTTTCTGAATCCCGGAGCACCGGTCGCCGGCGGGTATCCCAGTGGTTTCGGGCAGCCCGGCTACTGGAACCCGTACATCGCCGGCACGCTGGACGGTGGGACCGAACGTGTGCTGGGACGGGCCCAGCTGATGATTCCGCTGTTCCAGAACGGCTACGAGCTGGTCTTCGCCGACGTTCGCGGGCAGTTCGATGATCGCGAGAACTCCGAGGCGAACTTCGGTCTCGCCAAGCGGGCAATGGGGGGGCCGGACTGGATCTACGGCGGATACATCTTCTACGACCGCAAGCACACGGTTCACAACAACGATTTCAACCAGATCAGTCTCGGCATCGAGGCGATGTCGATTCGCTGGGAAGCCCGCGCGAACGGCTACATCCCGATGAGCGGTTCCAAGGCGGCACCCGGCGCGACCACGTTCGACGTCGTTGGTGGCAATCTCGTAATGCAGGCCGGGCGCGAGCGGGCGTACTACGGCTTCGACGGCGAGGTCGGCATGCTGCTGACCGAGTGGTATGGCGGCATGTCCGAAGTACGCGGCTTTGTGGGTGGCTTCCATTTCGATACCGATGCCAGCGGATTCACAAACGTGTCCGGTCCCAAGGGACGGCTCGAAATGCGGTCCTTCGATCTGCCGATGTTCGGGGCCGACTCGCGGCTGACACTCGGCGTCGAAGTGAAGTGGGACGAAGTCCGCGATACACAGGTCTCCGGCTTTGCCCGACTGATGGTGCCGCTCGGACCGGCTCCCGCGACACGTAACGGCCGGCTGCGTCGCCGCATGTACGATCGCATCATCCGCGACGACGACATTGTGACTGTTGCTGCCGGCGCGGGTCCGCAGGAACAGGTGATCGACTCGCTCACCGGACGGCCGCTGATCAACATCAACACGGTCGACGGCACGACGGCGAATGTGCCCGCGGCGTTTGCAGCGGCAGGTGCGAACAGCACGATCTTCGTCGACGGCTCGGCGGGCACGCTGAGTGTGAACGATCCGGTCGTTCTGCAGAACAACCAACTGGTCTTCGGCGGGAGCAGCCAGGTGCAGGTCGAAGGGGCCACCACCGGTTCGCAGGCACGCTATCTCGTGCCCGGCTCGCGACCGACGATCGAAGGGACCGACGTGAACGACGACGTCATCCGCCTGGTGGACAACACCAGTGTGCGGGGCATCGACGTGACCGGCGGTCGTAACGGATTCATCGGCGACAACAACGGCGACGGAGCCGCGGATGCCCTCGTGAACGTGCAGGTGATCGACACGTCGGCGACCATGGCCAACTTCAACGGCGCCGCCAACAGCGGCAACGGTTATCTGTTCGGCAGCCTCGATGCGGCAAGCATCATCAGTGGCAACGTGTCGTTTTCGAACGAGAACAATGGCTTCGTCTTCGGCGACAACAGTGGACGGATCACCGACAACATCGCCGTCGACAATCCCGGTTCTGGCTTCCTCTTCGGTGTCGGCACTCCGGCACTGGCGTTTCTCACCGCCGACAACAACGGCACCTTCCAGGGGAACTACTCTGCGGATAACCAGGTCCTCGGCTTCGGGTTTGGCGTCAACAACGGCATCTTCAGCGACAACATCGACGAGCGGAGCGGGTTCGGTGTCATCGCGACATCGAATGCAGGAATCTTCAGTGGCAACACGTCCATCGATTCGCAGAGCGACGGCTTTCTGCTGTTCGATGACAACACCGGCGTCTTCAGCAACAACACGGCGACCGGGGCCGCAGACGACGGCTTCGACTTCGACGACAACGTTGGCAACTTCACCGGCAACGTGGCCGACAACAACTTCGACAATGGCTTCGAGTTCGACGACAACTTCGGTCTGTTCAGCGAGAACTCGGCAAGCGGCAACCTGAACGACGGTTTCCAGTTCGACGACAACTTCGGAACCATGACCCGCATCGTCGCCTCGCAGAACATGGGAGACGGCTTCGACTTCGACCAGAACACCGCCGCCGGCATCTTCAGCGACAATCGGGCCACGCAGAACGACCTGTTCGGATTCCGCTTCAACGTGCAGGCCGGCACGGCCACCGACAACACCGCGAGCGGCAACGGCACCAACAACGACGTTCCTTAG
- a CDS encoding peptidylprolyl isomerase → MSERIHSQPQEAAAPTTGRRRKFMPAIAGTALAMLVAAVLFQIFRAEPAASQTRADGQSAGRASLASAASGQVVAKVNGESVPYDMVARECYERHGAEVLDNIINRMIIQQECERRGVTVTQSEVQQEVVKIAKKFNLPVDTWYQMLQAERGVGKAQYHRDIIWPMLALKKLASADAKPTEDDMMKTFERDYGPRVKARMILVDGNLRQANSIWQKAVDDPDSFDRLARELSSDPNTRPLGGAIPPIRKNGGSAQVEKEAFKLREGEISPVIQVAENRYVILKCEGYTEPIVSDIKQVWNELYQQLIEEKTQESVARVFEDLKKDAQVHNFLTQTSTGGSPYAKGGNGIQQTSGVTSPQSVVPDSATRR, encoded by the coding sequence ATGAGTGAACGGATTCACTCTCAACCGCAGGAAGCGGCTGCCCCCACTACGGGGCGTCGCCGCAAGTTCATGCCGGCGATTGCCGGTACGGCGCTGGCCATGCTTGTGGCCGCCGTGCTGTTTCAGATCTTCCGGGCCGAACCGGCCGCCTCGCAGACACGGGCCGACGGACAGTCGGCTGGTCGCGCGTCACTTGCCAGTGCCGCCAGCGGCCAGGTCGTCGCGAAAGTGAACGGCGAATCGGTTCCTTACGACATGGTGGCCCGCGAGTGCTACGAGCGGCACGGAGCCGAAGTGCTGGACAACATCATCAACCGGATGATCATCCAGCAGGAGTGCGAGCGTCGGGGCGTGACGGTCACGCAGTCCGAAGTGCAGCAGGAAGTCGTCAAGATCGCCAAGAAGTTCAACCTGCCGGTCGATACCTGGTACCAGATGCTGCAGGCCGAGCGGGGCGTGGGCAAGGCCCAGTACCACCGCGACATCATCTGGCCGATGCTGGCCCTCAAGAAGCTCGCCTCGGCAGATGCCAAGCCGACTGAAGACGACATGATGAAGACCTTCGAGCGGGACTACGGCCCGCGGGTGAAGGCACGAATGATTCTGGTGGACGGCAACCTGCGTCAGGCGAATTCGATCTGGCAGAAGGCGGTCGACGATCCGGATTCGTTCGATCGACTGGCCCGCGAGCTTTCTTCCGACCCGAACACCCGTCCGCTGGGTGGTGCGATCCCGCCGATCCGCAAGAACGGCGGCAGTGCCCAGGTCGAGAAGGAAGCGTTCAAGCTGCGGGAAGGCGAGATTTCGCCCGTCATTCAGGTGGCCGAAAACCGCTACGTGATCCTCAAGTGCGAAGGCTACACCGAGCCGATCGTCAGCGACATCAAGCAGGTCTGGAACGAACTGTACCAGCAGCTGATCGAGGAAAAGACGCAGGAATCGGTCGCTCGCGTCTTCGAAGATCTCAAGAAGGATGCCCAGGTCCACAACTTCCTGACGCAGACCTCCACCGGAGGCTCGCCTTACGCGAAGGGCGGAAACGGCATCCAGCAGACGTCCGGTGTGACCTCGCCGCAGAGCGTCGTCCCCGACTCGGCGACCCGACGCTGA
- a CDS encoding HEAT repeat domain-containing protein, with product MPERPSTQDLDELPSLSGSFDLDQMLSMAEDVSGSDTETNASASSTVTDEAPTAPQPERAKPAPPVMPSPAAAPPEAAESSEADSSNASDSRIPVQCGGCQRRMRVPRTLAGRTVKCPGCGEGISVPGESTPRIEKRSGSSGSRSNGRVREAEESAAPQSSQEIKTLREAIERACEAPAPDPPAGEDAEPESAEETETGRKGKRKKARGNSTAPRKLGPLRFRSFRNHFLAGADPEARNTDREAAQASLDDVAASKDPRIVELITEHFDDLKGPLQARAIRALGEIGVAESFPFLLKLLLRKEESIVTSALLALGLLADPRAVLPVVTLAQVIPEQRVRAIDCLVRMGPAAVPELIRILRESDDLSMQFTAVEALGRIKAKEAAEPLAGLLKNSIGPIRCAAAEALGQIADPRASAALVQLLGCPDPNVRVNAVAALEQMPQKRLAKPLLRLLQDDMRDVRLHVIRTLGLCEDPSVAPSLIPFLNDSDEDLQLAAAEATGRLGDSSAVPKLIELMEQASVSDLDAPRLQKIIDTLRRLRDGRAVLPLLELLTHKNHRVRARAAEALGQIGDPAALQPLSELLYRDQIEMVQAAAAKALGDLGDPEALTALEHGLQQPLAVRSKAIIAIGQIQEPEAAEMVMEMLDDPASAIRYHAVTILGELGDDSVTPKLERLIVDSDDMVRRAVLKSLEQLGDTRDEAAIRKAIKNNRKPRRGRRQTTMVDLVPSFLAGVPVVAGSAAAGVIVAVGLLVWWMAGSGEEKPLVLRGDVVSVGMSGDGSRAVAARKYGLFEVWDIAGENVVQQLTDLPRDAVLLNADGSRMLCASKDASYLVDLTSKEILANDVGMSGAQALSDRSRAVTFNDEGLVVVWDISGARVDQRVDFGLKGIRTVKLTPDGSRCVAAAGKRLLVWNFEQQSIEHEIVIPRAEPAVTAVAISPDGQTIVTGHRNGSLLLWPAGARKPSETLPSPGRATPVVEIEYIEDNRLACALNQQFFTVALPSGEAKEIKFRLAGTITSVTIDSSGSRAIIASSDDSPLAVLDLKGAKKGPLLDLPY from the coding sequence GTGCCCGAACGACCCTCCACACAGGACCTCGACGAGTTGCCGTCCCTGTCCGGATCGTTCGACCTCGACCAGATGCTGTCGATGGCGGAGGACGTCAGCGGGAGCGATACGGAGACGAACGCGTCGGCCAGCTCAACGGTTACGGACGAAGCGCCGACGGCGCCGCAACCGGAACGGGCGAAACCAGCCCCGCCTGTCATGCCGTCCCCGGCCGCCGCACCGCCTGAGGCAGCGGAGAGCAGCGAGGCAGACAGCAGCAACGCCTCCGACTCACGCATCCCCGTCCAATGCGGTGGTTGCCAGCGACGAATGCGGGTCCCGCGAACGCTCGCCGGTCGCACGGTCAAATGCCCGGGTTGCGGGGAGGGCATCTCAGTTCCGGGTGAGTCGACGCCACGCATCGAGAAACGGAGCGGCAGTTCGGGTTCCCGCAGCAATGGCCGCGTCCGCGAAGCGGAAGAATCGGCTGCCCCCCAGTCTTCCCAGGAAATCAAGACGCTTCGCGAAGCCATCGAGCGGGCCTGCGAGGCTCCCGCGCCAGACCCGCCCGCGGGTGAGGACGCAGAACCGGAGTCCGCGGAGGAGACTGAGACCGGCAGGAAAGGCAAACGGAAGAAGGCACGCGGGAACAGCACAGCGCCGCGGAAGCTGGGACCGCTCCGATTCCGGTCCTTCCGCAATCATTTTCTCGCCGGCGCCGATCCCGAGGCGCGAAACACCGACCGCGAAGCGGCACAGGCGAGCCTCGACGACGTGGCCGCCTCGAAGGATCCACGTATCGTCGAACTGATCACCGAACACTTCGATGACCTCAAGGGCCCCCTGCAGGCCCGTGCCATTCGGGCTCTGGGAGAAATCGGCGTTGCCGAATCCTTCCCCTTCCTGCTCAAGCTGCTGCTGCGTAAAGAGGAGTCGATTGTCACCTCCGCACTGCTGGCACTGGGGCTGCTGGCCGATCCGAGAGCGGTGCTGCCTGTCGTCACGCTGGCACAGGTCATCCCCGAACAGCGGGTGCGGGCGATCGACTGCCTGGTCCGCATGGGACCAGCCGCCGTCCCCGAGTTGATTCGGATCCTCCGGGAATCGGACGACCTCAGCATGCAGTTCACCGCCGTCGAGGCGCTGGGGCGAATCAAGGCGAAGGAGGCAGCCGAACCGCTGGCCGGCCTGCTGAAGAACTCGATTGGGCCGATCCGGTGCGCCGCGGCCGAAGCCCTGGGACAGATCGCCGACCCGCGTGCCTCGGCCGCTCTCGTGCAACTGCTGGGCTGCCCGGATCCCAACGTGCGGGTCAATGCCGTGGCCGCGCTGGAGCAGATGCCGCAGAAGCGGCTCGCCAAACCACTGCTCAGGCTGCTGCAGGACGACATGCGTGATGTTCGACTCCATGTCATTCGAACGCTCGGCCTGTGCGAAGACCCCAGCGTCGCTCCATCGCTGATTCCGTTTCTCAACGACAGTGACGAGGATCTCCAGCTTGCCGCGGCTGAAGCGACCGGTCGGCTCGGGGACTCCAGTGCGGTTCCGAAGCTGATCGAACTGATGGAACAGGCGAGCGTCAGTGACCTGGACGCTCCCCGCCTGCAGAAGATCATCGACACGCTCCGCAGGCTCCGCGACGGCCGTGCGGTGCTCCCGCTGCTGGAACTGCTGACGCACAAGAATCATCGCGTTCGGGCACGTGCTGCGGAAGCGCTGGGCCAGATCGGCGACCCGGCCGCCCTGCAGCCCCTCTCGGAACTCCTCTACCGCGACCAGATCGAAATGGTGCAGGCCGCAGCCGCCAAGGCGCTGGGCGACCTGGGTGACCCGGAAGCGCTGACGGCCCTCGAGCATGGCCTGCAGCAACCTCTGGCCGTCCGTTCGAAGGCGATCATTGCGATCGGCCAGATCCAGGAACCGGAAGCTGCCGAGATGGTCATGGAGATGCTGGACGACCCGGCCTCCGCGATCCGTTACCACGCGGTGACCATCCTCGGCGAACTGGGAGACGACTCGGTCACCCCCAAGCTCGAGCGGCTGATCGTCGACAGCGACGACATGGTCCGCCGCGCCGTATTGAAGTCTCTCGAGCAACTGGGGGACACACGGGACGAGGCTGCGATTCGCAAGGCAATCAAGAACAACCGCAAACCCCGACGGGGACGTCGACAAACCACCATGGTGGACCTGGTCCCCAGCTTTCTGGCGGGTGTGCCGGTCGTCGCGGGATCGGCCGCCGCTGGCGTCATCGTCGCCGTCGGACTCCTTGTGTGGTGGATGGCCGGCAGTGGTGAAGAAAAGCCGCTCGTGCTTCGCGGAGACGTGGTGAGCGTGGGCATGAGTGGTGACGGCAGCCGCGCAGTGGCTGCGAGAAAATACGGGCTGTTCGAGGTCTGGGACATCGCCGGAGAGAACGTCGTCCAGCAGTTGACGGACCTTCCACGGGACGCCGTCCTCCTGAATGCCGACGGGTCCCGCATGCTCTGTGCCTCCAAGGATGCGAGCTATCTCGTCGACCTGACGTCGAAAGAGATTCTCGCGAACGATGTCGGCATGTCCGGTGCCCAGGCACTGTCGGATCGGTCGCGGGCGGTGACGTTCAACGACGAGGGCCTCGTGGTTGTCTGGGACATCTCGGGCGCGCGTGTCGACCAGCGTGTCGACTTCGGATTGAAGGGGATCAGGACGGTCAAACTCACCCCCGATGGATCGCGCTGTGTGGCCGCCGCCGGCAAGCGACTGCTTGTCTGGAACTTCGAGCAGCAGAGCATTGAGCACGAGATCGTCATTCCCCGGGCCGAGCCAGCCGTGACCGCCGTCGCGATTTCGCCGGACGGTCAGACGATCGTCACCGGTCACCGCAATGGCTCGTTGTTGCTCTGGCCTGCAGGTGCCCGCAAACCTTCGGAGACGCTTCCCTCGCCGGGACGCGCGACGCCGGTCGTCGAGATCGAATACATCGAAGACAACCGTCTCGCCTGCGCACTGAACCAGCAGTTCTTCACGGTGGCCCTCCCCTCGGGTGAGGCAAAGGAGATCAAGTTCCGACTTGCAGGAACCATCACATCGGTGACGATTGACAGCTCAGGCAGCCGCGCGATCATCGCCTCCTCTGATGACAGCCCGCTCGCGGTGCTCGATCTGAAAGGGGCGAAGAAAGGACCGCTGCTCGATCTGCCGTACTAG
- a CDS encoding Gfo/Idh/MocA family protein translates to MTAHQAWRFGVVGCGRMGHLHSERLQADGRGQVVALFDESPEAARRLQQEKAASARLCSSFEDLLATEPLDAVVICTPTTAHFDQVHASLARGVHVLCEKPLAESRQRILDLIAAAGRSDRHCMLAYQRRFWWTYRTLRREVRSGQWGPIRAVTSHNVERWQQTIAGTWRDDPAVNVGGFVGDAGSHKIDAVFYVTGLAPVDAWARSQNQGSHVQVNTSVSGRLAGDVLLCMDFIGNAQYLGEDLHIHCEHADLMLRDRKVWIAEGNAVRELTDPEPDSNPDVGFLDLLDGVGKNIAPFDCALPVWDLTAAILQSGEQGTLVEL, encoded by the coding sequence ATGACAGCGCATCAGGCATGGCGGTTTGGCGTCGTCGGCTGCGGCCGCATGGGACACCTTCACAGCGAACGATTGCAGGCGGATGGACGCGGACAGGTCGTGGCCCTGTTCGATGAATCTCCCGAGGCGGCCCGGCGGCTGCAGCAGGAGAAAGCGGCCAGCGCCCGGCTCTGCAGCAGCTTCGAGGATCTGCTGGCGACCGAGCCGCTCGATGCCGTTGTCATCTGCACGCCGACCACCGCTCACTTCGATCAGGTCCATGCCAGCCTCGCCCGCGGCGTGCACGTGCTGTGCGAGAAGCCTCTGGCCGAATCGCGGCAGCGAATTCTCGACCTCATCGCGGCAGCCGGTCGTAGCGACCGTCACTGCATGCTGGCGTATCAGCGTCGGTTCTGGTGGACGTACCGGACGCTGCGGCGGGAAGTGCGGAGTGGCCAGTGGGGCCCGATCCGTGCGGTGACGTCACACAACGTCGAACGCTGGCAGCAGACGATTGCCGGAACCTGGCGGGACGATCCCGCGGTCAATGTCGGCGGCTTTGTCGGCGATGCGGGCAGTCACAAAATCGACGCTGTCTTCTACGTCACCGGACTGGCGCCGGTCGATGCCTGGGCCCGCTCGCAGAATCAGGGAAGCCACGTGCAGGTCAACACGTCGGTCTCCGGACGTCTGGCCGGCGACGTGCTGCTGTGCATGGACTTCATCGGCAACGCGCAGTACCTGGGGGAAGACCTGCACATTCATTGCGAGCATGCCGACCTGATGCTGCGCGACCGCAAGGTGTGGATCGCGGAGGGGAACGCGGTGCGGGAACTGACCGACCCCGAGCCGGACAGCAACCCCGACGTCGGCTTTCTCGATCTGCTCGACGGTGTGGGCAAGAACATCGCTCCGTTCGACTGCGCGCTGCCGGTCTGGGACCTCACGGCGGCCATCCTGCAGTCAGGAGAGCAGGGGACGCTCGTGGAACTGTGA